The genomic window ACATTGACTTAAAGAATTAAAAGTTATGTGTTctcagttttaaatatatattttttatcaccCAGTTTAAAAAGCAGAGTCATCTCTAAGTGAGACATTCATAGATTTTACTGAAAAGGCAAACAAAAAAAGTGACACTGCGCTGTTCCCAAAACCTGTTTTTGAGCATCACAAGCTTGAGAAAGCAACATTGCTACATAGACTCTAGGGCAGGACTAAATGTTTGAGCACCCAATGGAAGATGAGGGTATTGGAAAAACCTGTTTGAATACAGTTActatttttgcaattttattttgTGTACCAGTGGCCTATGAATTACACAAGGTAACCTCAGTATGAAAATATACTGTACATTAAGGTTTCCAAGTACAACTTTCTATGCTTAAAAATCTATGTATGGCTGAGGAAACTAAACAAGCAATATAATTTTCTGTTGACTGCATTTTACACCCATCAAAAATTCAAATAGCGTTACACTGACTGACTGTGCACAGTGAATATTGGGTTGTGCACTTTTTGGAGGTAATGCTGTTAGAATGTTTTGAATCACTGGAAAATCAGTGCTGCAAAAAAATGCTGGGGGCAGGGTTATTCTGTTCGTAAGACTCTAACAAACACGTTAATATAAGGTTTTATTACTGTAACAACCTTAGAATACAAAATTGAATGTACAATAAACAAGAAAGATATTCTCCCTGGAGAAATATTACATAAACAAAGCAAATGTCACATCAATATTTGTCCTAAATTTTCAAATTTGAAACTAAAAAGTCTtactgattttgtcttctggataGGTATCATGAACACTACATTGATGTTTTCATGATTGAATTTATCTGTCATCGTCATTGGACAAAAACAGTCCAGAACTCCCGGTTTCAATGTTGCATGTATGTATACAAACTTATGATACAAATGAAAAAGATGTCATTGTTATAATATCCCGACTGTAGATTTAGAATCTTGAGCCTTTAAACTTTCAAATGACATATTGTAAGTCTGTATTAATTGAGACTTTTATAGTAAAATCATTTAGTAAATATAAACTTATAAACCTTGGGACCGTCAATGGTCTCGAGCAAGTTAAAGGATTAAATGGCACTACTGATGCTAGATGGAAAAACATGATCAAACTGAATGATCATACTGGAGACCTCACTATCAGAAACATCCAAACTGAACACTCTGGAGACTATGATTTGGAGATCAACAACAGCAGCATGATCTTACACAGGAAATTCCATATTGCAGTTAGTGGTGAGTGGCTCCAACCTTTctataatgtattgtttttatgATTCTATTGGGCTCCAAAATGATCAAATTATCACATTTTATGATCATTCAGAGAACAGTTTAAATGCTCAGATTCACGCCTAGTTTTGCATTAACGTAGATAAAAATGGCCATTATatttgctacctgatctcatgacgaaacatacctgtgggaaatTGTTTCGCAAGACGCGgaaaacactagaggcagtaaaacagtgagcgcttgtaattgttttcatttACAGTTATGATTAAGGTTAcatatgttttgtttttcagatgtaacaagcttgctcagtagctcagccagcacgAAGTTAGacttgcactcttaaaaataaagttgcttcacgatgccgtagaagaaccttttttgtcgaaatggttccataaagaacctttaacatctgataaacctttctgtttcacaaaagtttctttgttGGCGAAacattcttcagattataaaaagataagaaagagatggtttttaaagaacctttgactgaacggttctttCTGGAACCAAAAAAGGTCTtcaatggcattgctgtgaagaaccttttaaagcacctttatttttgagagtgcaggatgtggaatccttgggtacgaatcccgtgataaacatgactcacgatgaaagagctgaaagatgagagatcgaaagataagctaaaacagcatgcttgtgattgcgtttttattgatacttttgttcatactattggtttagttttaggtgtagtgcagattgtacattatttaaaaatggcATGgcgcattagagttatagcgccactcaactgacatttcaagtcagaactgcggtgacacatacaaaaccaacatcacataaaacgtaccatatgtacgttcaccTGTTCCGGGGAAAAAGAAGATCagtcttttagcaccactcagtggatatTTCACATTTAATATGTCTCGAAACATACATGGGGGAAAAAGTTGCCAAAGGTatattttcgtcatgagatcaggttgtatATTTCCCTTAACTGACATACTTTCTCAGCATTATTAtaagtgtattattattataagtgtaTTTAAAGTGTAAATGGCAGTTGCTAGCTtacaggatagttcacccaaaacatgAAATCTCTTGTCATCATTTatgcaccctcatgtcatttatTCTGTAGAACATAGTCAATGGAAGCCAAAACCGTTTGGGTACCAACCTTCTTCTTAATAGCTTAATTTTGtttgacagaagaaagaaagtcatacaggcttGGAATGACAAGAGGTTGAGaaaattatgacattatttttatttttgggtgaacaattctTTTAAGCATTacaaaaaaaatgtcataatGTGACACAATGAGTCTTTTGCGCATCAATCACCCCCTGGAGGATGAACAACTGAGTTTCAAAGGATGTGTGTTATCAAATCAACAGTCATCAACAATGGTGACATTAGGTTCCTTTGAAATGAGCAAGATTTCTGTAGCACTGATCACTAGTGATCACTGACATAAGACTGGGTACTGCAGTCTTATGAAAAGCCTCATGTAAATGCATATATAGGCATtaggaataaataaaattgtaaatatgcCTGTCCGTCAACATATAATGTCGTCAGTAAGGTCAGAATAGCAGGGGCAAATATTTAATGTCTCTGTTGATCTATTACAGATCTCCCCCAGAGTTCACATTGGCTGACAACTGGTCCAATATTGGCAGTCAGCCTTTTCATTGTAATCCTGATCACTATCGCAATCTGTTTTGCGGTCAAGACGGGTAGGCTTGATGTTCGTTGGTCCTGCAAGAAGAGTAAGTACAATATGTGTAATAcacactgttttatttaaagtccccctgtagtCAAAAATCTCATGCCTTAAAACAGCTTGAATGTAACACTACCGCCTTGCCTCATTTACTATACCCAGATctatgaatatgcaaatgagccccGCCTCCACTCACTCACAATAAGAAATACTAAGCAATGGTGTTGATTAATGGATTGGcacgtttttttctttttctttgcttattataGACGATGAAACAACAGACAACAATACAAATCAGCCATTGAACCAAGCTGCTCAACAGCGGTAATTCATCggactttcatttttttttttttgttattcaagACTTCCATTTTAGTTGTCATAAATAGAGAAAGGTACTTTCATCCAGTATTTCTGACATCTGTTCAATTAAGTTATGTTTACAAGACATGTTTACGTTGTACTATAAACAGAAAAGTTTATTACgcatgccaggccagtagttggTGATGTGACTTTGTAAGGAAACACTACACACTTGATTTGTTTGGACTGCTTTCACACTGAATAGTTCTCTAGATATAAAACAACGTATGCTGTAGAGTTAAGGTTTGTCTTTATTGGAATTACTGGAATAACCAAGCCTGATAACTGGAAGATGGTGTCCACATACTGTATACATTTTGCTGGATATATTCctaatatacactatatcttatATGTTGTTCTGTCCTATGTCATCCAGTGTCAGATTGGTTGTAAGTAATCTGTGGAATTGAAACACATACGGAAACACATACTGTTCATATACACTACTTTGGTTTGCATTTGAAGAAATAAAATGTGttgatcattttaattattattctgtAGTAGACGTGCGTAATTTTACCTATTTTATATACCTGCATAAATATCatgaatatattaatatttaaatatttacacaAGCCTAATTAAAGAATTGTGTGAATGAGCAACATTTTAAACACTTGGTTGGGTAGCATTATCTTGTTACGCTTTATAATTTAATTCAAATATGATCTTTGTAAGTCCAAAAAAATTCACTTTTAATCATCATTAAACCATTATAAAATTTGCATTTGATTTTAAATTGTTCCTTAAAACCATACTGGAATAAGGATTTAGCATGTAAAAAGTATAATCTGCCATTGTTGTGAAAAAgaaattacttatttttttaatattttattatttattcaaaagaaaaacaaagagaacgataaaaaaaCACACCTTAAAGGACATATCTTTTTATTGTCTTTACTGCCAAAGTAACACAACATAAAACATAGCGTTATAATTGTATAttgattcaataataataataataataataataataataataataataaaataataataataaaagcattaaaaatgtaactttgcAATATTTATAACTATAAAACCACATTATCACCGTCTGTGAAAAGGCTTCATTACTGAATATCCGATCCATCATTGGTGTGTCTCCTGTTCAACTCTTCTTGATCTGATGTCATAAACCAGCACAATGAAAGCAGCCACAGCAGCCAGACCCACCAGAGCAGTGACGACCAATCGGATCACAACTTCAGTCCCTCCACCATGATGTACTTCATCTGAAGAGGGAACTTAAGCACAGGAAACAACATTTTCCAACTCAATAAATATACACTATATGTACCTTACCAAGACTGGTTCAGTAAATAAATGATAACATCACTGCTAACATAGGCCTACCTGAACACAAACGACAGAGATCGGTTATGCAGACGTGTTTggtctggttgctgatgggattgCTGAGCACACAGCTAtaggtgtttttatcctgatattccacctccagaggtaaCGAGAGACTGTTTCTGAGATCTGGCATGTTGATGCTGAACAATAAAccgtttcctttgtaccaggagagagtcacatgacTCACGTTCACCACTGAACACAGCAGTGAACATTTTGAGCCTAATGAACACTGAGAAATGTCACTGGTAACGACTGGAATGGATAGTGGAGCTGCAAACCATGAAATAAGATTAAAACTGAGTGCATAAGAGGTAAGGCCTACAAGATGAGTGCTTTATTCATGGTGTTTTAAATTAAGCGTGAGCGTTATATAACCTCACCAGCATCACTGAACATTTTGTAAGTCTCCCTCACACCGTGTCTGCACTGGACGCGAGCGTCACGGCGCGACAAAAGCAAATAGAACCACATATGTTGATGCTGTCTACCTGTACATAGGAAGCGAAGCGCTGCGGTAAACTGATGACCcattgtttttttctgaggtagcTACTTCCAGCGCTCGCACTACTTCTGACAAAGAAAGCGAATTTTCAAGTCGTGTACACATGCCTTGGCCTGATCTAATAGAATTTAGTTACCTTTGTTCACAACATCTTATAAACTTTTTTTGGCTGTAAAGTGGGACCACAGTTTGAAATGCATCTGTGAATTCAAACAGCAAAACCATCCTGAAATATGATGATGTACTGTTTATATTAATTAAGAATAtcatataatataagaatattatcTACTCACCATAAACAGTAATACTGAATATCTTGATTGACTCCTTATTACTATTAATAGTACTTAATTTATATCCTCCGGTGTCTGTTAGTCTGGTGTCTTTGATTGTGAGAGACCCGTTTCTGTCCAGCTTCAGCCTGTCTTTGAATCTTGCATTATCATCAAAGATGGTTTTGCCCATAATTACGTACGCTATGCGAATGTTGTTAAATCTCCACTCGATCTCATTCTTCAGCTCCATTTCAGAAGCATTATAGTCCAGAGTGACAGAATCTCCTACCATCACTGACACTTCATGTGACTCGACATCAAACACACCTGCAGAACCAAATTAAACGACGTAatttataaatgttaatttcttGCTTTATGATATTATTGTcataattataaatatacaaatttataacTTACCAAACAGACAcaacaaaaagaa from Garra rufa chromosome 7, GarRuf1.0, whole genome shotgun sequence includes these protein-coding regions:
- the LOC141337808 gene encoding CD48 antigen-like, with the protein product MICTFVLFFLLCLFGVFDVESHEVSVMVGDSVTLDYNASEMELKNEIEWRFNNIRIAYVIMGKTIFDDNARFKDRLKLDRNGSLTIKDTRLTDTGGYKLSTINSNKESIKIFSITVYAPLSIPVVTSDISQCSLGSKCSLLCSVVNVSHVTLSWYKGNGLLFSINMPDLRNSLSLPLEVEYQDKNTYSCVLSNPISNQTKHVCITDLCRLCSVPSSDEVHHGGGTEVVIRLVVTALVGLAAVAAFIVLVYDIRSRRVEQETHQ